A window of the Mucilaginibacter sp. cycad4 genome harbors these coding sequences:
- a CDS encoding SusE domain-containing protein, which translates to MKKIFTTLLAFGGIALLMLASCKKDEVKVVANVGKVGALTSTTTAPELSKPNANNDAVTFNWVATTVTGYNAPITYTIQLDVKGNNFKNAREVSTDKLTQTLKVGALNDMLTALKLSYDNSSQVDVRIKSSAAPNLAASYSNIITLTVLPYQGTGYIYVPGAYQGWDPATADSLTSPNNDGVYDGYIGYPAGKLEFKLTPKKNWDLSYGDAGSGKISTTGGNLSVPAAGYYALHAVIDQNDKTKGTFTATPVFWSIIGDATPGGWSTDTDMLYDATTKTWSVTAALIGGKDLKFRFNHSWDLNLGGTPGALTPGGANYTISAGGTCKIVLNANANTFTITKL; encoded by the coding sequence ATGAAAAAAATATTTACCACGCTCCTGGCATTCGGCGGCATCGCACTGCTGATGCTGGCATCATGTAAAAAAGATGAAGTAAAGGTTGTAGCAAACGTAGGCAAGGTAGGCGCTTTAACATCAACAACAACCGCCCCCGAACTATCAAAGCCCAATGCTAATAATGATGCCGTTACTTTTAACTGGGTTGCAACCACGGTAACGGGCTATAATGCCCCTATCACCTATACTATACAGTTAGATGTAAAAGGCAATAATTTCAAAAACGCAAGGGAAGTAAGTACCGATAAGCTCACCCAAACACTAAAGGTAGGTGCACTTAACGATATGCTGACCGCACTGAAGCTATCTTATGATAACTCATCGCAGGTTGATGTCCGCATTAAATCATCTGCTGCCCCAAACCTGGCTGCCTCCTATTCAAATATCATTACATTAACTGTATTACCGTACCAGGGTACAGGTTATATTTATGTTCCGGGTGCCTACCAGGGCTGGGATCCGGCAACTGCCGATAGCCTTACTTCGCCAAATAATGATGGTGTATATGATGGTTATATCGGTTATCCTGCAGGCAAGCTTGAGTTTAAACTTACCCCTAAAAAGAACTGGGATTTGTCATATGGAGATGCAGGCAGCGGTAAGATAAGTACTACGGGCGGTAACCTTTCGGTACCTGCCGCAGGATATTATGCGTTGCACGCTGTTATTGACCAAAACGATAAAACCAAGGGCACATTTACCGCTACGCCTGTATTTTGGAGCATTATTGGTGATGCTACTCCGGGCGGCTGGAGCACTGATACCGATATGCTTTATGATGCTACCACCAAAACATGGAGTGTTACAGCTGCTTTAATTGGGGGCAAGGATCTGAAATTCAGGTTTAATCATAGCTGGGATTTAAACTTAGGCGGAACACCAGGTGCACTTACACCGGGCGGAGCTAATTATACAATATCTGCCGGAGGTACGTGCAAAATAGTATTAAATGCTAACGCCAACACCTTTACCATCACAAAACTTTAA